In Sorghum bicolor cultivar BTx623 chromosome 8, Sorghum_bicolor_NCBIv3, whole genome shotgun sequence, one genomic interval encodes:
- the LOC8072876 gene encoding plasma membrane ATPase 1, with protein MAEKEGNLEAVLKEAVDLENIPLEEVFENLRCSREGLSTQQAQQRLEIFGPNKLEEKEESKFLKFLGFMWNPLSWVMEAAAIMAIALANGGGKPPDWQDFVGIITLLVINSTISFIEENNAGNAAAALMARLAPKAKVLRDGRWTEEDAAILVPGDIVSIKLGDIIPADARLLEGDPLKIDQSALTGESLPVTKGPGDGVYSGSTVKQGEIEAVVIATGVHTFFGKAAHLVDSTNQVGHFQKVLTAIGNFCICSIAVGMFVEIIVMYPIQHRAYRPGIDNLLVLLIGGIPIAMPTVLSVTMAIGSHRLSQQGAITKRMTAIEEMAGMDVLCSDKTGTLTLNKLTVDKNLVDVFERGITQDQVILMAARASRTENQDAIDTAIVGMLADPKEARAGIQEVHFLPFNPTDKRTALTYIDGDGKMYRVSKGAPEQILHLAHNKSEIERRVHAVIDKFAERGLRSLAVAYQEVPEGRKESPGGPWHFVGLMPLFDPPRHDSAETIRRALNLGVNVKMITGDQLAIGKETGRRLGMGTNMYPSSALLGQNKDESIAALPVDDLIEKADGFAGVFPEHKYEIVKRLQARKHICGMTGDGVNDAPALKKADIGIAVADATDAARSASDIVLTEPGLSVIISAVLTSRAIFQRMKNYTIYAVSITIRIVLGFMLLALIWKFDFPPFMVLIIAILNDGTIMTISKDRVKPSPLPDSWKLAEIFTTGVVLGGYQAMMTVIFFWAAYKTNFFPKIFHVESLEKTAQDDFQKLASAVYLQVSTISQALIFVTRSRSWSFVERPGFLLVFAFLVAQLIATLIAVYADWAFTSIKGIGWGWAGIVWLYNIIFYFPLDIIKFLIRYALSGKAWDLVIEQRIAFTRKKDFGREERELKWAHAQRTLHGLQAPDAKMFPEKAGYNELNQMAEEAKRRAEIARLRELHTLKGHVESVVKLKGLDIETIQQSYTV; from the exons ATGGCTGAGAAGGAGGGCAACCTCGAGGCCGTCCTCAAGGAGGCCGTCGACCTG GAGAACATCCCCCTCGAGGAGGTGTTTGAGAATCTGAGATGCAGCCGCGAGGGTCTCTCCACTCAGCAGGCGCAGCAGCGCCTCGAAATCTTTGGCCCGAACAAGCTCGAGGAGAAGGAG GAGAGCAAATTCCTCAAGTTTTTGGGCTTTATGTGGAATCCACTCTCCTGGGTCATGGAGGCTGCAGCAATCATGGCCATTGCCCTTGCCAATGGAGGG GGGAAGCCACCAGATTGGCAGGACTTTGTTGGTATCATAACTCTGCTTGTCATCAACTCAACAATCAGTTTTATCGAGGAAAACAATGCTGGTAATGCTGCTGCAGCCCTCATGGCTCGTCTCGCTCCTAAAGCCAAG GTGCTTCGTGACGGTCGATGGACCGAGGAAGATGCAGCCATTCTTGTACCAGGAGACATTGTCAGTATTAAACTCGGAGACATCATACCTGCAGATGCACGCCTCCTTGAGGGGGATCCTTTGAAGATCGACCAG TCTGCCCTGACTGGAGAGTCACTGCCGGTTACCAAAGGTCCCGGTGATGGTGTCTATTCTGGTTCGACAGTCAAGCAAGGTGAAATCGAAGCTGTTGTGATTGCCACTGGTGTTCATACTTTCTTCGGAAAGGCTGCTCACCTTGTTGACTCCACAAACCAAGTTGGCCATTTCCAGAAG GTCTTGACGGCTATTGGGAACTTCTGCATTTGCTCAATTGCTGTTGGGATGTTTGTTGAGATCATTGTCATGTATCCTATCCAGCACAGGGCATACCGCCCTGGGATTGACAACCTCCTCGTCCTTCTCATTGGAGGCATCCCCATAGCCATGCCGACAGTCCTATCTGTAACTATGGCTATTGGGTCCCATCGTTTGTCTCAACAg GGTGCTATCACAAAGAGAATGACTGCAATCGAGGAGATGGCTGGCATGGATGTTCTTTGCAGTGATAAAACAGGAACTCTGACCCTGAACAAGCTTACTGTGGACAAGAACCTCGTTGAC GTTTTTGAAAGGGGCATTACTCAGGACCAAGTGATTCTCATGGCTGCTAGAGCATCCCGTACAGAAAACCAAGATGCCATTGATACTGCTATTGTTGGGATGCTAGCTGATCCTAAAGAG GCACGCGCTGGCATCCAAGAAGTTCACTTCCTGCCATTCAATCCTACTGACAAAAGGACAGCATTGACATATATTGACGGTGATGGGAAAATGTATCGTGTTAGTAAGGGTGCACCTGAACAG ATTCTCCATTTGGCTCACAACAAGTCAGAGATAGAGAGGAGGGTCCATGCTGTGATTGATAAATTTGCAGAGCGTGGACTTAGATCGCTTGCTGTAGCATATCAG GAAGTACCTGAGGGGAGGAAAGAAAGTCCTGGTGGTCCATGGCACTTCGTTGGTCTCATGCCACTTTTTGATCCTCCAAGACATGACAGTGCTGAAACAATTCGGAGGGCACTCAACCTTGGTGTTAATGTCAAGATGATCACTG GTGATCAGTTGGCAATCGGAAAAGAAACAGGACGCCGTCTAGGAATGGGTACAAATATGTATCCTTCTTCTGCTTTGTTAGGGCAGAACAAGGATGAGTCTATTGCTGCTTTACCTGTTGACGATCTCATCGAGAAAGCTGATGGTTTTGCTGGTGTATTCCCTG AACATAAGTATGAGATCGTGAAACGTCTGCAAGCACGGAAGCATATCTGTGGAATGActggtgatggagtaaatgatgctCCTGCCCTGAAGAAAGCTGATATCGGTATTGCTGTTGCTGATGCAACTGATGCAGCCAGGAGTGCTTCAGATATTGTCCTCACAGAACCAGGGCTTAGTGTGATCATTAGTGCTGTGCTTACTAGTCGCGCTATTTTCCAGCGTATGAAGAATTACACG ATCTATGCTGTCTCGATCACCATTCGTATTGTG CTTGGATTTATGCTCCTTGCCCTGATTTGGAAATTTGATTTCCCCCCATTCATGGTCCTAATCATTGCAATTCTAAATGATG GTACCATAATGACTATATCAAAGGATCGTGTAAAACCATCCCCACTACCCGACAGCTGGAAGCTGGCTGAAATTTTCACAACTGGAGTTGTCCTTGGTGGATATCAGGCAATGATGACTGTCATCTTCTTTTGGGCTGCATACAAGACAAACTTTTTCCCA AAAATATTTCATGTCGAAAGCCTTGAGAAGACAGCTCAAGATGATTTCCAAAAGCTTGCCTCTGCTGTTTACCTGCAAGTCAGCACCATCAGCCAAGCCCTTATCTTTGTGACAAGGTCCCGGAGCTGGTCATTTGTCGAGCGTCCAGGGTTTCTGTTGGTCTTTGCTTTCTTGGTCGCGCAGCTG ATTGCTACACTGATTGCTGTGTACGCCGACTGGGCATTCACTTCGATCAAAGGCATTGGGTGGGGCTGGGCTGGTATTGTGTGGCTTTACAACATCATCTTCTACTTCCCGCTCGATATCATCAAGTTCCTCATCAGATATGCTCTTAGCGGGAAAGCATGGGATCTTGTCATTGAGCAAAGG ATTGCGTTCACAAGGAAGAAGGACTTTGGTAGGGAGGAGAGGGAGCTGAAGTGGGCACATGCACAGAGGACCCTCCATGGGCTACAGGCACCTGATGCCAAGATGTTCCCGGAGAAGGCTGGGTACAATGAGCTGAACCAGATGGCTGAAGAGGCGAAGAGGAGGGCTGAGATTGCAAG GCTGCGGGAGCTTCACACACTCAAGGGACATGTGGAGTCTGTTGTGAAGCTGAAGGGGCTTGACATCGAGACCATCCAGCAGTCCTACACAGTGTAA